Genomic window (Mycosarcoma maydis chromosome 5, whole genome shotgun sequence):
CAAAAGAAAAAATCATGGCTCACCATACAGAGGAAAAGTGAGCAAATCGCAAGCGCTTTCTTCTGAAGTCACCCACCGTACTCCATCTCGCCTGGCCTGAGTTCACTTCGAAGGCATCACCCTTGCTCTTCCCCCGCACAAGCAATCTATACGCACTGGTCGAGTTCCCTGCGGTGTATCTGATCTTCTCTCGGTAGACCCTCCGACTGGCTCACATCCCTTTCCGCGAATCTTTGCTCCACACCCATCACAGGGGGGCCGCCCAGCAACGATCCACAACGCCCATATTATCGCTTGAGTCGGCTCCCAACACAATCTAGTGACGGATCCAACTTGTCGCGGATCGATCCAACAGGCGTGAAGCTGGACGTAGGCCCTGATTGTAACGTCGCAGTTGGCCTTGCAAACCGAGGTAGCACGGTCACCACGACTGAGTCCTGCGCGTGCGCAACTCTGCACAAACCGCAGCAATGGCTCTTCCGTCtagcatcgtcgagatggcgCAGGCATCAGGTCACTTGCCACACATGGCTTCAGATGATCCGATTGCAGCGCTCAAGGCCGCCAACTACAAAGGCAAGGGTCTCATGGACCCTATCAAGACGGTCGAGGACAAGTGGGAGCTTGTTCCCGCCTTTCTCCAAGTCAAAGGGTTAGTCAAGCAGCACATCGACTCTTATAACTACTTTGTTGACCATGACCTCAAGAATATCATCAAGGCCAACGAAAAGATCACTTCCGACATTGATCCCAAGTTCTACCTCAAGTACACCGATATCACCGTAGGAGAGCCTCGCAGATACGACGGCGATGCTTTGCAAAGGCCCATCACGCCGCACGAATGCCGACTTCGAGACATCACCTACTCGGCCCACATATTTGTCAACATAGAGTATACCCGAGGTGGCAAGATCATCCGCCGCAAGAATGTCGCCATTGGTCGCATCCCCGTCATGCTTCGCAGCAACAAATGCGTTCTCGCCAACAAGTCCGAAAAGGAACTTGCAAAGATGAGTGAATGCCCCTTGGATCCAGGAGGATATTTTGTGGTCAAGGGAACAGAAAAAGTGATTCTCGTTCAAGAACAGCTCAGTAAGAACAGGATCATCGTCGAGGCCGACACGAAAAAGGGTACTGTGTCAGCCTCGGTTACTTCATCAACCCACGAGCGCAAGTCCAAATCGTACGTTCTCACAAAACACGGCAAGATCTATCTCAAGCACAACTCGCTTCACGAAGATATTCCGATCGCCGTCGCCTTCAAAGCCATGGGTATCCAAGCCGATCGCGAGATCCTTCAGCTTGTTGCAGGTCACGACGATATCCACAAGGAGCTTTTTGCCATCAACCTCGAGGAGGCCGCTCGATTGGGCATCTACACGCGCAAACAAGCGCTTGACTTTATCGGTGCTCGCGCCAAAGCATCGCGCAAGCCGCTCTCGATGCGACGTCCACTCTCCGAGGAGGCGCTCGACGTTCTTGCTACTGTCATCATGGCTCACGTGCCTGTTGAGAGGCTCAACTTCCGTCCAAAGGCAATTTACATCGCATCCATGGTTCGCAGAGTGCTCATGGCCATGCaggacgagaagaaggtCGACGACCGCGATTACGTCGGAAACAAGAGGCTCGAACTGGCAGGACAGCTGCTTTCGCTTCTTTTTGAGGACCTCTTCAAAAAGTTCAACTCGGATCTCAAGATGAACATCGACAAGGTGCTTAAGAAGCCCAACCGTACTGTCGAGTTTGACGCCTTCAACCAATTCCACTTCAATGGCGACTACATCACCTCGGGCTTTGTGCGTGCCATCTCGACGGGCAACTGGAGCTTGAAGCGTTTCAAGATGGAACGCGCCGGCATTACCCACGTTCTCAGTCGCTTGTCTTTCATTGCTGCATTGGGAATGATGACCAGGATCAGCTCGCAGTTTGAAAAGACGAGAAAGGTCTCGGGTCCACGCGCGCTGCAACCATCACAGTGGGGCATGCTGTGTCCCTCGGATACCCCAGAAGGTGAAGCGTGTGGTCTCGTAAAAAATCTGGCGCTTACCACGCACATCACCACGGACGTCGAAGAAGAGCCGATTGCTAGGATCGCCTTCACGCTCGGTGTCGAAGACATCCACCTTCTCACCGGTGCAGAGCTTTACCGTCCCGATTCGTATGTTGTCTACCTGAACGGTAACGTGCTGGGCGTGACGCGATTCCCGCAGCGCTTTGTACTGCAGTTTCGTCGTCTGCGCCGTGCTGGTCGCGTGTCCGAGTTCGTCTCGGTGTATACGAACCACCATCACCAGACCGTCTACATCGCCTCGGACGGTGGGCGCATCTGTCGACCTCTGATCATTGTCGATGCGTTTACCGGTCATCCGCGTGTCACCGAGTCGCacatgcagcagctcaagtcGGGCGCTCGTCGCTTTGACGATTTCCTCCACAACGGTCTGATCGAGTACGTCGACGTCAACGAAGAAAATGACGCCAATATTGCCATGTACGAGCACGAGATCAAGCCGCAGTATACGACGCATCTCGAGATCGAACCATTCACCATCCTCGGCGCCGTGGCAGGTCTGATCCCCTATCCTCATCATAACCAGAGTCCGAGAAACACGTATCAGTGTGCGATGGGTAAACAAGGCCAGGGAGCGATCGGTTACAACCAACTGATTCGCATCGACACACTGCTCTATCTTATGCTATACCCTCAACAGCCCATGGTGAAATCACGCAcgatcgagctgatcgGCTACGACAAGCTTCCGGCGGGGACCAACAGCATGGTAGCGGTGATGTCCTACTCGGGCTACGATATCGAGGATGCGCTGGTGTTGAACAAGGCATCTCTGGATCGTGGATTCGGGCGTTCGCAGACGATGAAGAAGTCATCGACAGTGATCCGCAAGTATCCGAACGGCACCCATGACCGGTTGGCGGATGCACCTGTGGATGATACCACGGGCAAGCGACAGAAGCGGTACGACATTTTGGAGGCCGACGGCATTGCGGGAGTCGgtgagcgtgtcgagcaaggcgatgTGTACGTCAACAAGCAAACACCGGTGAATGCGAACGACAACTCGTCAGCAGCTATCATGATCGGCGCGTCCAACGCTGCGGCTTCCGTGGCGTACAAATCAGCACCACTATCGTACAAACCACCTGTATCGGGCTATATTGACCAGGTGCTCATCACGGACACGGACTCGGACCAAACATTGATCAAGGCGCTGATCCGACAAACACGCCGGCCGGAGCTCGGCGACAAGTTTTCCTCGCGACACGGTCAAAAGGGTGTATGTGGTCTGATTGTGCAGCAGGAAGACATGCCGTTTACGGACCAAGGTATCAACCCAGACATCATTATGAATCCGCACGGATTCCCGTCTCGAATGACGGTCGGAAAGATGAttgagctgctctcggGAAAAGCGGGAGTGATCACGGGCACTTTGCAGTACGGCACTGCGTTTGGCGGGTCCAAAGTCGAGGATATGtcggcgctgctcgtcgagaacGGTTACAACTATGCGGGCAAAGAGACGCTCACCTCTGGTATCACTGGTCAACCTCTGGAATGCTACGTCTACTTCGGTCCGATCTACTACCAACGTCTCAAACACATGGTTCAAGACAAGATGcatgctcgagcgcgcGGTCCTCGTGCCGTGCTCACACGACAGCCCACCGAGGGTAGATCCAGAGATGGAGGTCTAAGATtgggcgagatggagaGGGACTGTCTGATTGGCTACGGTGCAACCCAGTTGCTGTTGGAGAGGTTGATGATCAGCTCGGATGCCTTCACTGTGCATGCCTGCCAGAAGTGCGGCTTGATGGGCTACAACGGCTTCTGTCCCtactgcagcagcagcaaacatGTTGTTCAGCTCACCATTCCGTACGGTACCAAGTTGATGCTCCAGGAACTAATGGCTATGCAGGTGGTACCCAGGTTGGTGTTGGAGGATGCCGTCTAGTCGGCAGGAGACGATTCATGTCGCCATAACTGAATGCAAACCACATGATCAGCACACCACTACGCGAGATTTGTGATGAACAAGGTGGTCTGTAGAGTTTGCGCAATTGCAAGGTCGAGATTCAAAACAAGCCCATCTCTCTCAAGAAGCGATCGAAGCTCAACTCTGCCATCTTGGGCAACTCCTTGACCGCCTCGACCAAGAGGGGCAGGTAGGGATGATCGCCGGCTCTGAAGCGTTTGAAAATGTCGAGGTATTTGTGCAGGATGGCTTCGATGGCGTACGAAGGCGAGAAGGCTTTGTCGAGCGGAACCAGGTTGCTCGACGTAGCTGAGGGGTGATCGTTGCAAGAGTCAATGTTGGAGGGcgagcggtggtggtggctgcCAGAACTTGGTGCCGAGGCGTCGGGTGGCGAAGGTCCAAAGTATGGTCCAAAGAGCGTCGGGTCGGTTTTGATAGGGTCGCCTTCGAACGGTACCGACATGGCGATCGTGGGATAGTCGCGACAAACGATTACCAAGGTCTGTGCGATATCGTTGAGTTTACGTGTGAGACCGATTCCGTGCGCTTCCATGGATcgcagcgagagcgagtTGCATACGCGCAACGTCTCACGTGCAATGTCGATAGCATAGTCGATCCTTAAcggctcctcctcggcatcAGCCGTCAGAAGCGCATGAGAGCGACACGTCATCCACAACCTATTCAGCAGCCACTGTCGCGTCACCTCAACATCTGCTTTCTGAACCTTGCTCTTGTCCCAATCCGACTTGCTGGCATGACCACCGTTACCCGTCGAATCTTCCGCCTTGACACCATGACCGCCGTAAGGGTGATGCCTCCGACCATCGTATGTGCTCTCTCGACGCGAAGGTCCACTGGAACGATCGCGATGGAAAGATTCTTTCTCCTtttgctcgtcttcgtcgcttTCCTTGATGGCGCGGTGCAGCTGAACCGCCCTGTTGGCATCCAGATAGTCGCAACCCGGACCTGGACACTTGCGATTCCAGCAGTCGACAAACTTTTCGTCCACGACGTCGAACAGTCGACTTTGCAGGTTGGGAAAGTCTTGCAACTGGTAGACGTCGAATTTGCGTCGGATTGAGTCGGTCGCCTTGCGTGGATTGCCTCTGAAGGTGATAGAGGAACCGGACTGGATGGCGTAAGCACGTTCAGTGATGGCAAGTAAAAGGTAGGCGCGTAGCCTGCGTTCCTGTTCGTCCTTTTCGAGATGCTCGTACGAGGAGGTCTCGTGGATGCGAAGCAGGTAGCCGAGTGTCACTGCTTCGCGCAACCTGAACCACGCCGCGTTCTCCTCGCCGAGACCAAAGAGGGTGCCAAAGATGAAAAACGAGGCCATGATGGCTTCTAGAGACGGGTGACTGCCTAGCAGAGCACTGCTGCGCATCCTGACCGACTCCTCCAGCAGTCGACGCACTCTGCGCTTGCGCGACGAGCTGTCCACCGGATCGGCCGAGTCGACAGGCTGGCAGAGAGCAAAAGCGGAGAGTGCGATGAGCATGGAACCGAGTTGCGCGTCGGTGCGATGCTCTCCACGGTCAATCTTTCCAAAGATCCAAGCTCGAGTAAAGACGGGCATAATGGATTGAAGACGCTCAaagaagatggcgatgctgggGATTAGCACCGAGTCAGAGAGCGGATGAGGCTCGTTGCTGACCAACTCGGCTTCGGATTGACTGACGGAGCCTGGAGTCGAGCTGGGCCCACCAAGCATCTGACTGTTTTGACCGATGACGTCGAGGAAAGTTCTCGCATGGCTCGCTCCATTGCCATGAGGGTCATGCGTGTTACCTAGATCGTTATTGGCGGTGCCAAAGCCGTTGAAATGATTTGCCGAGGCGTCGTCGGGGAAAGCAGCTGCATTCATGTCAAGCAAGACGTTGCGTCTGCGATCGGCGCCGGCTTGCGCGTTGAGATAGGAGTCGGCGAGCGATGTGCCAAAGTCAGGCAGACGAAGACCGGCAGCGATATCGGGAGCGATCTCTGAAAAGGAGCCGCTCAGACGCTCGGAGAAGCGATCGGAGGGCGGGAAGCCGTGATTAGCtgcagaggaggaggaggaggaggatggaTTGGGACCGTTGACACCGTGAGCTGCATTGGACGGATGGCGCTGCGGGGGTGTTGTATGTTGCGCAGAAGCATGATGAGGTGGTGGCTGTTGGTACTGCTGTTGGTGTGGGTAAGGGTGCGGCGACGGATGTTGCGGGTAGGATGGAtgtggatggtggtggtggtgaccAGAGGAGGATGGCGCGGGGTGCGGCGGAGGGTAATCCTGCTGTGCATATGCGCTGTGAGATGGGTATCGATGGCCCGGCGAACGGGACGAGGGGCTAGACCAGTGGGAACTAGGAGACGCATGCGGTGGTGGCACGGCTGAGGCCGACTGAGCCACAGGATCATACCTGTTGTAGCTGCTACCACCGGAGGAAGTCCTGTTGGGTGCATCGCGCGAGTAGAGGTTTGAAGAGAGCATAGAAGAAGGAGAGGCAGCGCTGGCGGGCAATCCGGGTGGACTCATAGCGTAGGGTGCGTAGAGACGTGGCGAGTGAGAGGATGGCTGGATGTTTGTGGGAGCCGGCAGGATGATGCGCGAACCTGATGGACTGGGTGCGGTGATGGACGCATGATCGGTGGATGGCCTCGGATTGGGCGGTGATGGAGGAAGCTCGGAAGCTGCGGGATTGTGGCCTTTTCGAAGAAGGTCGATGCGTCTTCCTGAAGCCTGCTTGCCTTTGGACGCCTTGATCCAGGTGCAGTTGATGTTGAGACGGATGCAGTTGTCGCAGGGGTTGTTGTGATTGCATCGGACACGACGGTGATGACAGGCGTCGCAAGCACGTAGCACCTTCTTCGGCTTGCCCTTGgtatcgtcgtcgtctgctgTGACGGTATGGTCGCGTTGAGCCTTGGCGTCGTGTTTGGGCATTGCGGTGGAGAAAGAGCTTGTCCAGATTTGGCGGGTGGCTACTGGAAGGGCCAGCACGGACAAGAATCGGCCGAGCCAAGGAATGACGAGGGCAGAGCACAGCTGAACAAGCAAGCGCAGGGGCTGAGCTTGACTGATGCAACGGAATGCAGCTACAATCGTGTATGTGATTCTACACGAGCCGAGAGCTGCGAGCCTCGAATGGCACGCGCGCCGTAGTATCGTGGTACCGGTCTCGCTTGCGGCGTGACGGTTGACGGCGAGGTAGCGGCTACCAGCGCAGCCTGATagatgtcgagcagctttgagcGTCTCTCTGCCGCAATGGTGAATGTATGCGGGTGGAAAAGCGATTGGTAGTGGGAGAGAGACGGCGAACAATGCGATGAGTGGTAAGGAAGGGAGCAATCTCGGACCGTTCTGAGCGTGGAAAAAAAGAATGTGCGGGGCAAGACGCAGGACCAAGCCGACGTACGACCGAAACGGAttgccgaagcagcagaatcacgaatcgtgaatcacactCGCGctctgaatcacgaatcttgaagcacgaatcgcagAAAAAAGAGTGTGTATATAAGTTGACTTACACAGatatgaatcacgaatcgttTATCGTGAATAACTGAGTCACGTTGAGTTACTCGTCACTGTAGTGTTAGCACAGATCCAGATTTGTCAAGTCGCTCTGCGCCCAGAGCCACAAGCACGAGGCAGGCAACGAGGCGTGAGCGTGTCGGCGGTACCTGTCGCGCTTTCCCTCTGCGCAGCTGTGAGTCGCCGCATCCACATTTACGATTCAATACAGTAATTCTCATCaaatattcacgattcgtccTTTCGTGGTTGGCAAATTGGGAATCCCGTGTGTATCAGCCGATCTTATCACCCGATCTCGACAGGTGATGATTTGGGGTCAAGATCGGGTGTATCCCGATGAGATCGTCAAAgatccattcacgatttgcgaAAGCGCGTCCACGCACAGTCCGCATTTTGACCAACAAGCTAACGGtggactcgtgactggcttCAAGCTTGTTTGAGAAGAACActctcgactcggctcACAGCAAGCGTGCAAGCGtacacactcacaactgtccaagcagcttggtggtggatgtctgctcgtcttgtCTTAGTACCCTCTCTCCAGAAATTGGTCAATCTGCGCAAGACGTAGACCCAGCTATTCGTTTGCAGCCAGCTAGCAAAACGAGGAGCATTGCGAACCATGGTGTTCGCGTTGTCCACTTCACCAGGTCGGCGCAGCGGCTTGAACCGCTTGGTCGCGTCGACGCTTCTCATCTCACTCTggacgctgctgttggGCGTTAGCTCTGCCACGGCGCTTTCCAAGGCTGAAGCGGGCAAGATCGATTGGCACGTCCCTCGCATGGGCGTTCCGCACGCTTCGAATGCTTCTGCAACGCCCTACCTGTCTCCTCGCTTCCATCGCATCATCAAACCCGACGCCGACGTCAAGGACAAAGCACAGACCGCCATCTTCCTCGCTACCGAGTCCAATGCCGTTGGTGCTCTCAATCCGCGAAACGGTGATATCGTCTGGCGTCAGCTCCTTGCAGAGCACGATCAGCTCTTGCTTCAAAAGCAATTTGGCGAGGTCTCTCTTGTCATTTCTGGAAATGGCGGTGCCAATGTTCGTCTCTATCATGCCTTGACCGGCTTTCTCATCTGGGAGTCAAAGCTACacaacattcgtgatggcTTGCTGCCCGAGCCTGGCTTCCCTGCCACCGATGCCGTCTTTCTTACCGACAAAGCCAAAAGTGATGTTCCACCGGACCTCGTTGTGCTCTCCAACGCACGCACCGTCCGTCGTCTCAACGGTGCCTTTGGCGCTCAAGTGTGGAAGTGGGAGCCGCAGGACAACATCTCATCGCGTTCCGtcatccgcatcgtcgCCAACAAGGACAAGCTCCATGTAATCTCGCTACTGCGCAACACCAACTCTGTCTACAGCTCGATCTCAGTCGCCACGCTTTCGGCCCACACCGGTGAGCTGATCACTACGCACGAAATCGCATCGCGCCTCAACACTGCCGCccatgtcgtcgtcctcccTTGGAACCAGCTACCCAACCTACCACCCACCGCCAGTCCCGGTTCCTGGgttgcttggctcgacAAGCATGGTTCCGTCCGAGCCGCTCCGCTCGACCCGCCCAAC
Coding sequences:
- a CDS encoding putative DNA-directed RNA polymerase III core subunit RET1 gives rise to the protein MALPSSIVEMAQASGHLPHMASDDPIAALKAANYKGKGLMDPIKTVEDKWELVPAFLQVKGLVKQHIDSYNYFVDHDLKNIIKANEKITSDIDPKFYLKYTDITVGEPRRYDGDALQRPITPHECRLRDITYSAHIFVNIEYTRGGKIIRRKNVAIGRIPVMLRSNKCVLANKSEKELAKMSECPLDPGGYFVVKGTEKVILVQEQLSKNRIIVEADTKKGTVSASVTSSTHERKSKSYVLTKHGKIYLKHNSLHEDIPIAVAFKAMGIQADREILQLVAGHDDIHKELFAINLEEAARLGIYTRKQALDFIGARAKASRKPLSMRRPLSEEALDVLATVIMAHVPVERLNFRPKAIYIASMVRRVLMAMQDEKKVDDRDYVGNKRLELAGQLLSLLFEDLFKKFNSDLKMNIDKVLKKPNRTVEFDAFNQFHFNGDYITSGFVRAISTGNWSLKRFKMERAGITHVLSRLSFIAALGMMTRISSQFEKTRKVSGPRALQPSQWGMLCPSDTPEGEACGLVKNLALTTHITTDVEEEPIARIAFTLGVEDIHLLTGAELYRPDSYVVYLNGNVLGVTRFPQRFVLQFRRLRRAGRVSEFVSVYTNHHHQTVYIASDGGRICRPLIIVDAFTGHPRVTESHMQQLKSGARRFDDFLHNGLIEYVDVNEENDANIAMYEHEIKPQYTTHLEIEPFTILGAVAGLIPYPHHNQSPRNTYQCAMGKQGQGAIGYNQLIRIDTLLYLMLYPQQPMVKSRTIELIGYDKLPAGTNSMVAVMSYSGYDIEDALVLNKASLDRGFGRSQTMKKSSTVIRKYPNGTHDRLADAPVDDTTGKRQKRYDILEADGIAGVGERVEQGDVYVNKQTPVNANDNSSAAIMIGASNAAASVAYKSAPLSYKPPVSGYIDQVLITDTDSDQTLIKALIRQTRRPELGDKFSSRHGQKGVCGLIVQQEDMPFTDQGINPDIIMNPHGFPSRMTVGKMIELLSGKAGVITGTLQYGTAFGGSKVEDMSALLVENGYNYAGKETLTSGITGQPLECYVYFGPIYYQRLKHMVQDKMHARARGPRAVLTRQPTEGRSRDGGLRLGEMERDCLIGYGATQLLLERLMISSDAFTVHACQKCGLMGYNGFCPYCSSSKHVVQLTIPYGTKLMLQELMAMQVVPRLVLEDAV
- a CDS encoding uncharacterized protein (related to transcription activator amyR) is translated as MPKHDAKAQRDHTVTADDDDTKGKPKKVLRACDACHHRRVRCNHNNPCDNCIRLNINCTWIKASKGKQASGRRIDLLRKGHNPAASELPPSPPNPRPSTDHASITAPSPSGSRIILPAPTNIQPSSHSPRLYAPYAMSPPGLPASAASPSSMLSSNLYSRDAPNRTSSGGSSYNRYDPVAQSASAVPPPHASPSSHWSSPSSRSPGHRYPSHSAYAQQDYPPPHPAPSSSGHHHHHPHPSYPQHPSPHPYPHQQQYQQPPPHHASAQHTTPPQRHPSNAAHGVNGPNPSSSSSSSAANHGFPPSDRFSERLSGSFSEIAPDIAAGLRLPDFGTSLADSYLNAQAGADRRRNVLLDMNAAAFPDDASANHFNGFGTANNDLGNTHDPHGNGASHARTFLDVIGQNSQMLGGPSSTPGSVSQSEAELVSNEPHPLSDSVLIPSIAIFFERLQSIMPVFTRAWIFGKIDRGEHRTDAQLGSMLIALSAFALCQPVDSADPVDSSSRKRRVRRLLEESVRMRSSALLGSHPSLEAIMASFFIFGTLFGLGEENAAWFRLREAVTLGYLLRIHETSSYEHLEKDEQERRLRAYLLLAITERAYAIQSGSSITFRGNPRKATDSIRRKFDVYQLQDFPNLQSRLFDVVDEKFVDCWNRKCPGPGCDYLDANRAVQLHRAIKESDEDEQKEKESFHRDRSSGPSRRESTYDGRRHHPYGGHGVKAEDSTGNGGHASKSDWDKSKVQKADVEVTRQWLLNRLWMTCRSHALLTADAEEEPLRIDYAIDIARETLRVCNSLSLRSMEAHGIGLTRKLNDIAQTLVIVCRDYPTIAMSVPFEGDPIKTDPTLFGPYFGPSPPDASAPSSGSHHHRSPSNIDSCNDHPSATSSNLVPLDKAFSPSYAIEAILHKYLDIFKRFRAGDHPYLPLLVEAVKELPKMAELSFDRFLREMGLF